The nucleotide sequence ATAGAGTTAGGTGGTATGTGAAAAGAGAATTACGTTTGTCTCTCTCTCACAATCACAATCTTCTTTCCATTCGATTGTGGTGGGACATACTTAAATTAATGATCAAGTAATGtgctattttaattttcatcccactcctttttcctttttcttttaaatttaagacCACTTGCCAAGTTAAGTTACCCACATCCAATAATAGGgtctaatattttgaaaatgaaatgattatTATGATCTAGGAAATACTAttcatgttttctctttttttttttaaatgttttttaaaacttttgagtgacattttttttagtggaaGCTCAAGTGGGAATCCAATCTCCCTCTACTTTAACTTTGGAATGGACTACGGAACCATTACAAGTTGTTTCATAAAAATCCATTcctataaatattatttgtaaGGAAGAATCTCAACAACTTTCTCCCAACATGGCCacctccttttccttttctggtTGAAGACAGCTCTTGCTATGAAAATGATAGGGAGGTGACCCCATTCCAACCGAATGTTTGAAGGAATCACAAGAGTTTCAACAGTTATATTTTGCTTTATACCTGGCTCACAAAAGCAGAAGAGTCCGTGGTGTTTGTGCAGGAGTAGGCTCTGTTGAATCAAAGACATGGCTTCATTGATTAGATCATTCTTAAAtactgagagagagagagagagagagagagagagagagaaagggggcagaatgaaaatttcataataacACGCAATTCTTTAGTTACATAGCTCAAGTTTGCAATGCTCCTAGCCTCCTAAAACTGCCCTCTCTATAAAACAGAGAAACATGTACACCAAGTGTCATTCCCTCATCCGTGAACAATTAATTGCAATCAGTGTAGTTCTTTCTATAACCCTGTTCTTTGTTATCAATTTTCCCTGTAAGACAAGATGCCTCTCCCACTTTTGTCTTCTATTCACCAACACAAGTAGTTTCCTAAGACCTTTTCCACCAGCATTAACCCACAAGAATCACACCCTGAATTCTCACTAACAACCCCCCTGCCTACAAGAAGTCAATCCACCTCTATTCCATGTTCCCTGGTTGCAAAGAAAGAATGCAACAGGCCCAACAATTTTACCATATGATGTTAGACCCGATAAACCATTCCAACTTCGATTAGAGAGGTGTGAGGTACCCCAAGTGAAGTTGCTGGACGGCGACAGTTTCGTCTCAAGAACCCGTATACAATGTCGATCACAAACTTCTTCAAGTATGAAGACGTTTCACTTGCCATGACACAGGTATTACCCATCATGTATGCCAGTCCAGCTTCCCTTGCTGCCTCAAGTTCTTCCACTTCCTTGTTGAGTCCCACAGTTGAAAATCTCACTTTTCTCCGGCTTGTCCCAGTCGCAGCTCCATTCTCTGGTTGCCTGATAACCGCATCCACCAGCTGGCTTGATGGCTGCCGAATCATAGTCATCTCACCTCCATATGCTCCACTCTCAACACAACCATCACTATTTCCCTTCAAAAACTCTGCCACGGAATTTAGCACATGACCCTCAAAAGCATAAGTATCCTTCCTTACATCTCTGTAACCATACCTAACAATGCACCGAAAGAGACGATATTCTGGTGAGCCAATGCGGCTGACAAGGACTTGCTCCTCAGCTGGAACTTTTGGAACTGTAAGAGACTGAATAGTCACAAATACGAGGATCTCATGGAAGGCAGGAAAGTTGGTCACAAAGTGAGCAAACATTGGTGGGACCCCTGAGACCACATTGGAGTAGATTAGGCAAATACCACGAACACGATTTATGCCAAGGCTTGGCCCCAGTGTTAGGAGCGTATCCAGGCATACCTTGTTCTGCAACTCGAAAGAACGTTTCTTCAAAGTCCCATAGTGCCAGAtgctcataaaaaataaaactatcaGGGAGAGAACAATAGGGACCCAGCCTCCTTTGTGGACTTTGGTTATGCATGCGGAGAAGTAGAGCAACTCTATGGATCCAAAAATGATCACAAATGTGATTGCCACCAAAATAGTTCGCTTCCAAACCATAACAATTACAAGAAACATCAAGCAGGTGGTAATCAACATTACAATGATTACCGCAAGTCCTGGTAGAAAATGACAAACATGTCAAAATGCTAATTTGACAAAGAATGGAAATACTAGAAAGGGAAAATACTCATATTATTAGATTTCTAAATTGTTGGGGGTGTCTGTAAGGAGAGGTGGGGAAACAGAGACAGAGATGGAAGTATGTACCATAAGCATTGCCTATCATGTCAGTATCTCTGAAGCCAATGACAACGGCAAGGCACAAGAACATTAGAATCCAGTTCACCTCAGGTATGTAAATCTGCCCATGTATTTGGTTTGATGTATGTATTATCCTAACACGTGGGAAGCAACTCAAAGCCCTACACTGGCTGATGATAGAGAACGTAGCGGAAATAACAGCCTGACTTCCCACCACTGTTGCAAGAGTCGCTATGATAAAGACCGGCCAAAATATAACCTCTGGATGGACAAAACAAGGAATCATGGAATATGGCCCAACAGAAATATTTCTATAACCAATTCTTGGATGCAGAGAAAAGAGGGAAGGTAAAATGTTTAGTTTAGCTTACGGATACTTAGCAACAAAGTTTAGCAGCATGAGAAATCAAACTGAGGATATAAGCCATCAGATATGCTTTTATCATGATCTCTTCCTTTCTCCACTTATAAATGGCAACTTTTCTAAAACATGCGCTTACCCTATTTATGAGTGTCATGAGAGTTCTGCCATCCTGAAAATTTTAAGTTACCAATAAATTACCCTCTGTTATATGTGGCAATCAAACTTAACTTTCTTCTCCCAAATACAAATTAATCTTgcttgcttaatttttaaaagtgaggTAAAAATTCCAGTTTGCTTGGAGCCAAATTTTTCAAAGTAGAGCCATGTGATTACTGTTTCAAGACTGAGATTCTAGCAAAAAAATATGGTGTGCATAGAAATACTAATAGTAATCATAATAATATCTTGATTTGAAAGGTATAAAAGTTGGCACCTACCAGGGATGGCTTTGTAGAAGCTGCTCTGAAGGTCCTCTTTGTGCTGGGAAAGATAAGCAGCCTCACCCATATAAGCCAGAATCAAGCAAGGGTACACAAATAGTGTGAATGCAAGCTGCTCATcagaaaacaacattttgtcATCAGTACTCATGTAATTATATTAGTTAACACAATCTGTAACTAGAAATAGTCCAGAGAAATTCGTTTCAAACACCAACCTAAGAAAGCTAAATAATAATTGTATGCTAAATTATATTCTATAAACCTataaaagaacaagaaagatTATTGGCAGGCACTTTGAAGTCACTTATTTGTTTTAAACTCATTACCAAATTACAAGGGACTGATGAAAAAACCTTACCCTGATAGATATCTGAGAGAAATGACCAAGATCCGCAAACATGGCCTCCGCACCTGATGGAAATTTGATCTTTCACTTATTCTGGAGAAAATCTTACTAAAGAATGAACAGAGTAATAGGAGGAGAAACCAACGAACCAGTAATGCAAAGGACAATGCCTCCAAGAGATCTCCATCCATCTTTTCCAGTCTCCTTGAAAAAATTATATGCATAATATGGTGACAGAGCACtgacaatgtgaggattccagTGTAGTATGTTGTAAATTCCCACCCCACTGATACTTAACAGCCAGGCTATCAGGATGGGAGCAAAAAGAAAGCCCACTCTATGCGTTCCATAGTGCTGAAGGGCAAACAGTCCCACCAAAATCACACAAGCAATGCATACAGTATAATCTGCAAGTAAGAAACTACATTAAGAAAATACAACTAAACAATACTGATCATAAAGGCACTGCTACACTAGTGTAAACCtgtagaaaattagaaaaacaccAATTCTAGTTCAAAATGCAGGAAATTTTATAGCAATTTTCATTAAGGTGTCCTGATCACTCTATTTGGTTATAGTTTTACAATGTATATCTTTAACTACAAAAGAAATCATGAACTGGTATCCTTAATCTGATGAAGATTAAAATTCAAACCATATTCTCCCACAATAAGAAGCAAAATGCTAATTTCACTTACTCTCATGTAGATTCGGAATCTTGACTTTAACACCAGAAACTGCAGAAAGCACTGTAATAAccaaatataaacaaataaataagaaaattgataaacaaaaaataaacaaaatcatAACTCATTAATTGTCATAGAAAGCAATCACTCcgacaaagaaaagaaataaatcaatCAGTGCAGTTTAGTTATAGGAAAACTGCTTAATATTTTGCAATTAATTCTGGGACAATATCAAATCACCAAACCTTAAGAATCTTATTTGATGGCTCTACAGAGAAAACAGCACCAAAATAATTCGCTGTGTGATAAATTATGACTTCTTTGATCATGCTTCTATTTCTTAGTTTCTTGGAAAATTCAAATGCAATCCATGCAatcttggaaaataaaaaaactaccTGACATTGATGGGGTCAGGACACCATCACCAATAACCATGCCAGTCCCCAGAAGCACAAATAGCAATAATACAATTTGAGAACTCCAATGCTTCTCAAAGAATTGTTTCAAAATAGAACTGCTTCTAGTCTCCTTCAAAGATGGTCCAGAGTTGTAAAAGGATGTGTTGTCATCTGATGCATGGAAAGTGCTTAAAAGACCCACCTTCGCATGCCGACAGAGTAATGAATATAAAGCAAATGTTCCACCTGCAGCAACAAGGCTCTATAAGGAATTCAAAAGGAAGTCCAAATCTATTTCTGTATATAAAAAGTTCATAGAAGGTTTATCCAAGTCTTTGGGAGCACCTTCACCATTGTCATCTGCTCCTAATACAAATATAATGTACTTGCAGAGAGGGATAAGAGTCAAAGTCCAGAAAACCAAAGAAAGTACCCCAAGAATTTCATCATTGTCCTCGTGAAGTCTCAACCTCCCTGAGAATGTGCTTTTGTAAACATAGATTGGTGATATGCTTAGGTCACCATATACGACCCCAAAACTTTGATATGCCAGACATAAAGTAGTCGTATACAATTTCTGAGATTATGACAAGAAAAAATGTGGTtacaattttttctaaattaaagtAATGAAACAAAAACATGTTGAAAGTAACATTAAAGGGTGATCAAGGAGACTCAAAGAAAACGGTTGTCCCAGTCAAAGGATCTTAAAAGGATTGAAAAGAAATTGATGCTAAAGGTAAAGGCACGACAGACTAAAACATCAgtttaagatattaaaaataatataaaaagcgAAAGTCAAGTAACACCAACAAATGTCAGAAGAAACATTCAAGCAGATGGATAcaaagatgaaaacaaaaaaagggatAGAAGTAAAAAGGAGAATGATTACAGTGACAAAAATTGCATCCAAgacaaaataaaaccaaatccTGAAATGCATACAAAAAAAGGACAAGAGATTTAGAcagaagataaaatttaaagtaacaattgtctaatattttattgtttaattaaaatatttttgttataaatggtTATATCAACTTTCTTTCCACAGATGTAGGattaaaagaataaccaaatATTCAGACAAAATTGTCTTAAAGCATTTTGTATAAAGATACAAAGTTTGAGAAGGACTTGTTTTTTGGGAAAAATGAGGCTATAATTGCATTCTACAAATGAAAATGTTAATGTGAAGTGCACTCAGTAAGactgagaattttggaaaatttttaagtgaaactctgttaaaaataaaactcatttACATTATCAAGCAGATTGAATTTATGGAATCACTATCAATGCTTTATATGCTCATTAAACAATCCTGAGTTTCATCCAGAACCAGCAGAATGATATACAGGCATATTAACACAACCAATATAATGGAAATATTAGGCTTCTTTAGAACTTCCTTagaatctcaaaaaaaaaaaaaaaaaaaaatatgtattccTTTCTCAAGTTGTTTTTAgcgtttttctttccttcagcatttcccccctttttttgATGTTTAAAAGAGCCTTAACAAAGATAAGAAGGAAATGACTTTAGTAACTCAAAACAttagtaaaaaataagaatgCCAATATCCATGTTTGCACTTCCCATGTGGATCTGCAGATTGGTTTGAAGTTTTAATTTAGTAGCTAAATTTGGACGTTTGTCTTAATTTGGTTGTTAAGAGTTAGACTTTTTCCCAAGGTGGGACAGACCAAACATGTGTTCAACATGTTTCAATCAAGTTGAAAGTTCATTAACTTTGAATATGTTTCACATGCAGCACATTTCACACCAGAAGGCTCTTATGCTACAAGGCTTTAGAGGTGTCCTATTAGCTAGGCTTGCACCTGCCGGCTAGCAAGTGTCCATAGGCTCCAAAAGAAAGGCCCCAAAGTGGCTCATACAACCAAACTCCAAAGCTCACAATTCATCAGCTTGGAATTTGCTAAGGCTATTTTGGATCTCAAAATctgagagagaagaaaaaattaacagGAAAATCAATTCATCTTATTTGGGTGTAATGAAAAacagaaagcaaaagaaaatatgatggGAAGTGCAGGGAAAATCACACATCTTAAAACTCCTCGTTCTAAAGAAACTaggaaaaaaggaagagaagaacTTAGTTGGCTCAAACTTGTAGTTTATTTTCCATCTTgcttttctttcaattttttctctTATCCTTTCCCTCACACCTTCCAAAAATCCAAACAAACCTATGCCCAACACTTTGATCCCTCAGGACTACAGTTTACTAAATTATTCTCCAATGTCCACCATCCATGTGGCTAACCTCCTCTCGTGCTAAGAACCTCTACAAACATGGGGGTAACAGTTAAACctctaaatttgaaaattaaaacacgagaaaaagaagaaattaaaacacgtgaaaaagaaggaaaaaaatgagtttatgGCTTAACAATCTTGGTACACTGAAATGATGGTTACTCTAAAAGGCCCATTTGCTTGCCAAGAAGagattattaaaaacaaattatgacttcaaacttatttaaatctAGACCACTAATTTCTTTTAGACCTCTAtcaaataagtataaaaaaaaaattaaaagaggaaaaaaaacttttgatagGCAGCAGACCAAGAATCCCAGAAGCAAAATTCTGGATGAATTTGTTAGGCTACAAAAAGACCAAACTTCAAATCCTCTCCAAACTTTTCAAGTGAACTAAAATCAACATGAAGGTCAAGGTCTAAGATTCCAACAAGGTCAAGTGagcattttcctttccttttcttcattttcccaaAGAACCTAACAGAACCTCGGAGTCCATGTAGAGTTCTTTAAACATATAATCCAACATAGActgaacttcaaaattagagtcaaatcaaaggtaaaggTTTCAGATTCTTTCACTAGCATTTTTTGGTTATCAGAAAGGGGAAGCCagtgaaagaaaaggaaaataactaaaatgatGCTTCAAAAGAGAAGCCAATTTCGAACATTTCCCTTTCCTTCTCCTCACTTTTCCAAGAATAAAACAGAACCTGAAACACCAACAAGGGTTCAAAAAAACACCCAATTTAATCACACAACTCAAAAATGGCAAAAGAAGATACACATGGGTAAcagaaaaaaacaatataaaacaaatccagaaggaaaaaatttgaaaaagctATACCCAACTGAAAACTGCACAAACTTTAGCAAGAAAATATACAAGCAATTAGTTACAGAAACAATTAAACGAACTTTCATGTATGGAAACTGCACTAAAACAAAATCCTACCGAAAATTCAAATCAGAAAAACCTTAAGAAcagaatttttttgaaaaaacaaaaaaatacaagttaaacACGCTATAACATGTGAAAAATCACACTAACAATCAAACAGAATTCAATATGAGAACTACAGAAACAACTAAACAATCTCGAGTACATTGAAATTCATCTAAAACGAAACCCAACTGAAAAttcaattcataaaaaaaagaaaaaaaaaatcaccagcTTGGAGTCCCGGGTGGAAGAAGCGGATTCAGGATCCATACTCCTCTGAAACCCAGTAAAGCCTCCAAAAACTCGAAACCCTAATCCCAAAATATACAAACTGAAGGGAAGTAGAAACTAGAAAAGTCTATAACATAAGGAAGTGAAgcagaagagagagaaagtccATTAGACTTTTAtagagagacagagagaaagaaagagagagtaaTAAAAATAGAGGGGAACGTGTGAGGAAA is from Vitis riparia cultivar Riparia Gloire de Montpellier isolate 1030 chromosome 10, EGFV_Vit.rip_1.0, whole genome shotgun sequence and encodes:
- the LOC117924270 gene encoding probable potassium transporter 13, with product MDPESASSTRDSKLKLYTTTLCLAYQSFGVVYGDLSISPIYVYKSTFSGRLRLHEDNDEILGVLSLVFWTLTLIPLCKYIIFVLGADDNGEGGTFALYSLLCRHAKVGLLSTFHASDDNTSFYNSGPSLKETRSSSILKQFFEKHWSSQIVLLLFVLLGTGMVIGDGVLTPSMSVLSAVSGVKVKIPNLHENYTVCIACVILVGLFALQHYGTHRVGFLFAPILIAWLLSISGVGIYNILHWNPHIVSALSPYYAYNFFKETGKDGWRSLGGIVLCITGAEAMFADLGHFSQISIRLAFTLFVYPCLILAYMGEAAYLSQHKEDLQSSFYKAIPEVIFWPVFIIATLATVVGSQAVISATFSIISQCRALSCFPRVRIIHTSNQIHGQIYIPEVNWILMFLCLAVVIGFRDTDMIGNAYGLAVIIVMLITTCLMFLVIVMVWKRTILVAITFVIIFGSIELLYFSACITKVHKGGWVPIVLSLIVLFFMSIWHYGTLKKRSFELQNKVCLDTLLTLGPSLGINRVRGICLIYSNVVSGVPPMFAHFVTNFPAFHEILVFVTIQSLTVPKVPAEEQVLVSRIGSPEYRLFRCIVRYGYRDVRKDTYAFEGHVLNSVAEFLKGNSDGCVESGAYGGEMTMIRQPSSQLVDAVIRQPENGAATGTSRRKVRFSTVGLNKEVEELEAAREAGLAYMMGNTCVMASETSSYLKKFVIDIVYGFLRRNCRRPATSLGVPHTSLIEVGMVYRV